From one Haloferax marinisediminis genomic stretch:
- a CDS encoding DUF7537 family lipoprotein yields the protein MRVQILTVLVALLLVIAGCTGAPTDTSTAAPSGGSGDSGGTGGSGGAGDSDGDTDGFDVSDSEAQLRAAGSFTSTWSLTMVDSTGEESVLTNTYYVDLEANRTSETFTISGADEGVSYERFIADGTSYTRLGDDTEAFYQVLPADDNQVEYALARGASFSYDDLEDATFVGTETFDGVAVDRYEYTDPTLWRQYGVTALGPDENVTITDFTLVVLVDEDGLARSSSWDLRGETEDGEPVSAEWRFELTDVGTTSVTDPAWLDEARTGQTTVTY from the coding sequence ATGCGTGTTCAGATACTTACCGTTCTCGTCGCACTACTGCTCGTCATCGCAGGGTGTACTGGTGCGCCAACCGACACCTCGACGGCGGCACCATCTGGCGGTAGTGGAGACAGCGGCGGAACGGGTGGTTCCGGAGGGGCAGGCGACTCTGACGGCGACACAGACGGGTTCGACGTCAGCGACTCGGAGGCCCAACTCCGTGCTGCAGGGAGTTTCACGAGTACGTGGTCGTTGACGATGGTCGATTCGACGGGCGAAGAGTCGGTACTCACCAACACGTACTACGTGGACCTCGAAGCGAACCGGACGAGTGAGACGTTCACTATCTCCGGGGCCGATGAAGGCGTGAGTTACGAGCGATTCATCGCCGACGGAACGAGTTACACCAGACTCGGAGACGACACCGAGGCGTTCTATCAGGTCCTCCCAGCGGATGACAACCAGGTCGAGTACGCGTTGGCACGCGGGGCGTCGTTCTCGTACGACGACTTAGAGGACGCCACGTTCGTCGGCACCGAGACGTTCGACGGTGTCGCAGTCGACCGCTACGAGTACACCGACCCCACCCTCTGGCGTCAGTACGGCGTCACCGCGCTCGGGCCCGACGAGAACGTGACGATAACCGACTTCACGCTCGTCGTTCTCGTGGACGAAGACGGCCTCGCTCGCTCGTCGAGTTGGGACCTTCGCGGCGAAACGGAAGACGGTGAGCCCGTCTCTGCCGAGTGGCGCTTCGAGTTGACCGACGTCGGGACGACGTCCGTCACCGACCCTGCATGGTTGGACGAGGCGCGCACGGGACAGACGACTGTGACGTACTGA